One part of the Salinimonas iocasae genome encodes these proteins:
- the rlmE gene encoding 23S rRNA (uridine(2552)-2'-O)-methyltransferase RlmE, whose amino-acid sequence MTKKKHSASSKRWLKEHFDDHYVQKAQKQGLRSRAVFKLEEMQQKDKLIKPGMTVVDLGAAPGGWSQLASDLVGSNGQVIACDILEMDPIAGVDFLQGDFREESVLNALLNRIDGNNVDIVLSDMAPNMSGNNAADQARSMYLCELALDMCHQVLKPGGNFAIKVFQGEGFDEFLTALRQNFTKIKTRKPDSSRARSREVYLVACGYKV is encoded by the coding sequence ATGACTAAAAAGAAACATTCAGCCAGCAGTAAGCGCTGGCTCAAAGAGCATTTTGATGACCATTATGTGCAAAAAGCACAAAAGCAGGGCTTGCGGTCCCGTGCGGTTTTCAAACTAGAGGAAATGCAGCAAAAAGATAAGCTGATAAAGCCAGGTATGACGGTTGTTGACCTTGGTGCAGCGCCGGGCGGGTGGTCGCAACTGGCGTCTGACCTTGTCGGTAGTAACGGACAGGTAATTGCCTGCGATATCCTGGAGATGGATCCGATTGCTGGGGTTGACTTTTTGCAGGGGGATTTTCGCGAGGAGTCGGTTCTCAACGCATTGTTGAACAGAATTGACGGGAACAACGTAGATATTGTGTTGTCTGATATGGCACCGAATATGTCAGGCAATAATGCGGCAGATCAGGCCCGCTCCATGTATTTATGTGAGTTGGCGTTAGATATGTGTCATCAGGTACTGAAGCCCGGCGGAAACTTTGCTATCAAGGTATTTCAGGGTGAAGGTTTTGATGAGTTTTTAACAGCATTGCGCCAGAATTTTACGAAGATTAAAACCCGAAAGCCTGATTCATCCAGGGCACGTTCGCGGGAAGTCTATCTGGTGGCTTGCGGCTATAAAGTGTAG
- a CDS encoding 3-hydroxyacyl-CoA dehydrogenase: MDVSQITAIVTGGCSGLGHATAITLREAGAKVALFDLNDETGAQRVSELGSDHTRFYKVDVRDENQVQAAIDSVKSEFGDIHVCINCAGIAPAKRTLDKEGNAAPLQDFQKTVDINLIGTFNVARLAASAMSKQDAVNDDAERGLIINTASIAGYEGQIGQTAYAASKGGIISLTLPMARDLSPLGIRVNTIAPGVMGTPLLLAMPDKVQDALASNVPYPKRLGYPKEFASLVMHMISNTYMNGETVRLDGSLRMPPK; encoded by the coding sequence ATGGATGTAAGTCAAATTACGGCTATTGTTACCGGCGGGTGCTCAGGCCTTGGGCACGCAACGGCTATCACCCTGCGGGAAGCCGGCGCAAAAGTAGCATTGTTCGATTTAAACGACGAAACCGGCGCTCAGCGCGTTTCTGAGTTAGGCAGTGACCACACGCGCTTCTACAAAGTTGATGTACGCGATGAAAATCAGGTGCAGGCTGCAATTGATAGCGTAAAGTCAGAATTTGGCGATATTCACGTTTGCATCAACTGCGCCGGTATTGCGCCTGCCAAACGTACACTCGATAAAGAGGGAAATGCCGCCCCGTTACAGGATTTTCAGAAGACGGTCGACATTAACCTTATTGGCACATTCAATGTTGCCAGACTGGCGGCTTCTGCGATGAGTAAACAAGATGCTGTAAATGATGATGCTGAACGCGGACTTATCATCAATACAGCCTCTATCGCGGGCTATGAAGGGCAAATCGGTCAAACAGCATATGCGGCGAGTAAAGGTGGCATTATTTCTTTGACCCTGCCTATGGCAAGAGATCTTTCTCCTCTGGGCATTCGCGTTAACACGATAGCGCCCGGTGTAATGGGTACGCCATTGCTGCTGGCAATGCCGGATAAAGTTCAGGACGCGCTGGCAAGCAATGTGCCCTACCCCAAACGTTTGGGCTATCCGAAAGAATTTGCCAGTCTCGTCATGCACATGATCAGCAACACATATATGAATGGCGAAACGGTTCGACTGGATGGCAGCTTGCGGATGCCGCCTAAGTAA
- a CDS encoding SRPBCC domain-containing protein, with protein MKRTHFLLGFFVLHAGVAPDALAEVTAVSAHGFVVKNSFVTRQPADTVWLSLINDVDSWWPKDHSWWEGTFSINATAGGCFCERKNNKSAEHMRVSYVDPPVSLVMTGGLGPLQSMGVYGALNWQISPDNGLTRVTLTYQAQGYLPSGFKQLAPVVDEVQAGQLARLHAWLRQTYPD; from the coding sequence ATGAAACGCACACATTTTCTATTGGGTTTCTTTGTTTTGCACGCAGGGGTGGCACCTGACGCACTTGCTGAAGTTACCGCTGTTTCCGCGCATGGCTTTGTAGTAAAGAATTCGTTCGTAACACGCCAGCCCGCTGATACTGTCTGGCTGTCACTCATTAATGATGTTGATAGCTGGTGGCCGAAAGACCATAGCTGGTGGGAAGGTACGTTTTCAATCAATGCGACAGCAGGAGGCTGTTTCTGCGAGAGAAAAAATAACAAAAGTGCCGAACATATGCGTGTCAGCTATGTTGACCCACCTGTCTCACTGGTTATGACCGGCGGACTGGGACCACTCCAGTCGATGGGCGTATACGGCGCGCTGAACTGGCAGATAAGTCCCGATAACGGTCTGACCAGAGTTACGCTTACTTATCAGGCCCAGGGGTATCTGCCGTCCGGGTTCAAGCAACTGGCCCCTGTAGTGGATGAGGTTCAGGCGGGACAGTTAGCGCGTTTACATGCATGGCTACGTCAGACTTATCCGGACTAA
- the ftsH gene encoding ATP-dependent zinc metalloprotease FtsH, whose translation MSDMAKNLILWLVIAVVLMSVFQSFSPGESTRAQTDYTTFLKEANQGNIREVRIDSESREIRGTKRSGETFVTYIPYYDDKLISDLASKDIRIYGEPTEEPSILTSIFISWFPMLLLIAVWIFFMRQMQGGGGRGAMSFGKSKARLLGEDQIKTTFADVAGCDEAKEDVSELVDFLRDPSKFQKLGGKIPKGVLMVGPPGTGKTLLAKAIAGEAKVPFFTISGSDFVEMFVGVGASRVRDMFEQAKKSAPCIIFIDEIDAVGRQRGAGLGGGHDEREQTLNQMLVEMDGFEGHEGIIVIAATNRPDVLDPALLRPGRFDRQVVVGLPDIRGREQILKVHARKVPVADNVDPAVIARGTPGFSGADLANLVNEAALFAARANKRLVSMEEFDKAKDKIMMGAERKSMVMSEDEKAMTSYHEAGHAIVGRLVPEHDPVYKVSIIPRGRALGVTMYLPEKDRVSHSKQHLESMISSLFGGRIAEQLIYGDDKVTTGASNDIERATEIARKMVTQWGLSTKMGPMLYAEEEGEVFLGKSMSKASSMSDDTARAIDAEIKALIDRNYDRAKTILEENIDILHSMKDALMRYETIDAKQIDDLMNRTDVRPPADWDDRRPDDGGDKPSGGKPAREGEITNDGVDKPSVGKPGDLPG comes from the coding sequence TTGAGCGATATGGCAAAGAATTTAATTTTATGGTTAGTCATCGCTGTAGTTCTGATGTCAGTTTTCCAGAGTTTTTCTCCGGGAGAATCGACACGGGCACAGACGGATTACACAACCTTTCTTAAAGAAGCTAATCAGGGCAACATCCGTGAGGTTCGCATTGACAGCGAGTCACGGGAAATTCGCGGGACCAAACGTTCCGGCGAAACGTTTGTCACGTATATTCCTTATTATGACGATAAATTAATATCTGACTTAGCTTCAAAAGATATCCGCATTTATGGTGAGCCCACAGAAGAGCCGTCGATTCTGACGTCGATCTTTATTTCCTGGTTCCCCATGTTGCTACTTATCGCAGTATGGATCTTCTTTATGCGACAAATGCAGGGCGGCGGTGGCCGTGGCGCGATGTCGTTTGGTAAAAGTAAAGCGCGATTGCTGGGTGAAGATCAGATCAAAACAACCTTTGCTGATGTCGCAGGCTGTGATGAGGCAAAAGAAGATGTCTCTGAGCTGGTAGACTTCCTGCGCGACCCGTCAAAGTTCCAGAAGTTAGGCGGTAAAATTCCTAAGGGCGTATTGATGGTTGGTCCGCCCGGAACGGGTAAAACCCTTTTAGCTAAGGCGATTGCTGGTGAAGCAAAAGTACCATTCTTCACTATTTCGGGCTCTGACTTTGTCGAAATGTTTGTCGGTGTTGGTGCTTCACGTGTTCGCGATATGTTTGAACAGGCTAAGAAATCTGCACCTTGCATTATCTTCATCGATGAAATTGATGCTGTGGGTCGTCAGCGCGGTGCTGGTCTTGGCGGCGGTCATGATGAACGTGAGCAGACCCTGAACCAGATGCTTGTGGAAATGGATGGCTTCGAAGGCCATGAAGGTATCATCGTTATAGCAGCGACGAACCGTCCCGATGTACTCGACCCTGCGTTGCTGCGTCCCGGACGCTTTGACCGTCAGGTTGTCGTCGGCTTACCAGACATTCGCGGTCGTGAGCAGATACTTAAAGTTCACGCTCGTAAAGTACCAGTTGCTGATAATGTCGACCCGGCAGTGATCGCACGCGGTACACCTGGCTTCTCTGGTGCTGATTTGGCCAACCTTGTAAACGAGGCTGCACTGTTTGCGGCACGCGCTAATAAGCGTTTAGTCTCGATGGAAGAGTTTGATAAGGCGAAAGACAAAATCATGATGGGCGCCGAGCGTAAATCAATGGTGATGTCTGAAGACGAGAAGGCGATGACCTCCTACCATGAGGCAGGTCACGCTATTGTTGGTCGCCTTGTACCAGAACACGATCCTGTATACAAAGTATCGATCATTCCTCGAGGCCGTGCATTAGGTGTCACAATGTATTTGCCTGAGAAAGACCGTGTCAGTCATTCTAAGCAGCATTTGGAAAGTATGATTTCCAGCCTGTTTGGTGGTCGTATTGCTGAGCAGCTGATTTACGGCGATGACAAAGTAACAACCGGTGCATCGAATGATATCGAGCGTGCAACTGAGATTGCCCGCAAGATGGTGACGCAGTGGGGATTGTCTACCAAAATGGGGCCAATGCTTTACGCTGAAGAAGAAGGCGAGGTCTTTTTAGGTAAATCTATGTCTAAAGCCTCGAGCATGTCTGATGATACTGCTCGTGCTATTGATGCCGAAATCAAGGCGCTTATAGACAGAAACTACGACAGGGCTAAAACGATTCTTGAGGAGAATATCGATATTCTTCACTCTATGAAAGATGCGCTTATGCGTTATGAGACAATAGATGCGAAGCAAATTGATGATCTGATGAATCGTACTGATGTCCGTCCTCCGGCAGACTGGGATGACCGTAGACCGGATGATGGAGGTGATAAACCCAGCGGTGGGAAACCTGCCAGAGAGGGTGAAATTACTAATGATGGTGTCGATAAACCATCAGTAGGTAAACCAGGCGACTTGCCAGGTTAA
- a CDS encoding Lon protease family protein — protein MPIAKTIPAIPEGELAPTLDCNFIEQTLNDAASLEASFVGQERAQEAMTFGLGITAPGYNLYVMGEPATGRFSLIKSHIERAAAKLSSPDDWCYIANLEEEREPLLLKLPASQARKFQKAMKDLINDVLATFPAAFDTPGYQRKKAAINRAYQQKYDEAVDGVERYANANQLVMQEQSGTISFVPVIDDAPATETQFAQLDTSRRQYFFELIDELENRLSESLLSLPVWRRENAEQLRTLNRQTAEGGVKPLIKALEHAYTDNLGVLKYLRQLRAHLPNTVVELWLDEQREEKSDDAEKRGYLEELYLPNILVSHQYDAGAPIIYESNPTWQNLFGRIEYQNMHGGVYTDYRMIRPGALHKANGGYLLLDADQMVEQPYVWETLKRAIKSGILKMDLPQQEVGMVNAITLNPQPMTLDVKVILLGSRDLYYMLQDYDDEFDELFRVLVDFDLEIPAKDTNLYSFIGRVNKHVQLQGLDKVAACAMGRLIHQSLRMAEHKHKLSAHIAEILELVNEAVYFCNKAGHKVLLEQHIETALHAKKRRTGRVSQTLLDDIKEGHVLIATEGKAAGTVNGLTVLEIGDTTFGTPARITSTVYAGANGVVDIEREVELGQPIHSKGVMLLTGYLGNKYAQHFPLTLSANIALEQSYGHIDGDSASLGELVALISALTEIPALQSLAITGSINQYGEVQAVGGVNEKIEGFFDLCQHRGLTGEQGVVIPYSNKVNLVLDNAVIDAVSRGQFHIYPVKTVDEALSLLMQQEAGALSSRGRYPKNTINYQAVNRLYNIALIVNGGEE, from the coding sequence ATGCCTATTGCTAAAACGATACCGGCAATTCCTGAAGGTGAACTGGCTCCTACGCTGGATTGCAACTTTATAGAGCAGACACTCAATGATGCTGCCTCACTGGAGGCTTCATTTGTAGGTCAGGAACGTGCGCAGGAAGCAATGACCTTCGGACTGGGTATCACCGCTCCGGGTTATAACCTTTATGTTATGGGTGAGCCGGCCACAGGGCGCTTTTCGTTAATCAAATCACACATTGAACGCGCTGCGGCTAAACTCAGCTCGCCTGACGATTGGTGTTATATTGCAAATCTCGAAGAGGAGCGGGAGCCGCTATTGCTCAAGTTGCCAGCTTCACAGGCGCGTAAATTTCAAAAGGCGATGAAAGATCTGATCAATGATGTGCTGGCTACCTTTCCCGCGGCATTCGATACACCAGGCTATCAGCGCAAAAAAGCCGCTATTAATCGGGCTTATCAGCAAAAATACGATGAGGCGGTTGATGGCGTTGAGCGCTATGCGAATGCGAATCAGCTGGTCATGCAGGAGCAATCAGGCACCATTAGTTTTGTGCCGGTTATTGATGACGCACCGGCCACCGAAACACAATTTGCTCAGTTGGATACATCGCGACGTCAGTACTTTTTTGAGTTAATCGACGAGCTGGAAAATCGTCTGAGTGAAAGTTTGCTCAGTCTGCCGGTCTGGCGTCGGGAAAACGCTGAGCAGCTCAGAACACTGAACCGACAAACTGCTGAAGGTGGCGTTAAACCGTTAATTAAAGCACTGGAACATGCCTACACCGACAACCTCGGCGTGCTTAAATATTTACGCCAGTTGCGTGCTCACTTGCCAAACACGGTAGTTGAACTCTGGCTGGATGAGCAACGTGAGGAAAAATCAGATGATGCTGAAAAAAGAGGCTATCTTGAGGAACTGTACCTGCCGAATATTCTGGTTTCTCACCAATATGATGCTGGCGCACCAATAATCTATGAATCTAATCCCACGTGGCAAAACTTGTTCGGTCGCATCGAATATCAAAACATGCATGGCGGAGTTTACACCGATTACCGAATGATCAGACCCGGTGCGCTTCACAAGGCAAATGGTGGCTACCTTTTGCTCGATGCAGATCAGATGGTGGAGCAGCCTTATGTATGGGAAACGCTAAAACGGGCAATTAAATCCGGCATCCTGAAGATGGATTTACCACAGCAGGAAGTAGGTATGGTGAATGCGATTACCCTTAATCCGCAACCCATGACACTGGACGTAAAAGTAATATTGCTGGGGTCCCGCGACCTTTATTATATGTTGCAGGACTACGACGATGAGTTTGACGAGCTTTTTCGTGTATTAGTTGATTTTGACCTTGAGATACCGGCAAAGGACACGAACCTTTACAGTTTTATCGGGCGTGTTAATAAACACGTGCAATTACAGGGGCTGGATAAGGTAGCGGCTTGTGCAATGGGGCGACTGATACATCAGTCGCTGAGAATGGCTGAACATAAACATAAATTGTCAGCACATATCGCTGAAATTCTGGAGCTGGTTAACGAAGCGGTTTATTTTTGCAATAAGGCCGGCCACAAAGTATTGCTCGAGCAACATATCGAAACTGCATTGCACGCTAAAAAGCGCCGCACCGGAAGGGTAAGTCAGACACTACTTGATGATATCAAGGAAGGGCATGTACTTATTGCTACTGAAGGTAAGGCTGCAGGCACAGTTAACGGACTGACAGTATTGGAAATAGGAGATACCACGTTCGGCACACCTGCACGCATAACCTCTACCGTATATGCCGGGGCGAATGGCGTAGTAGATATCGAGCGTGAGGTTGAGCTTGGCCAGCCCATACACTCCAAAGGTGTTATGCTGCTTACCGGGTATTTAGGGAATAAATATGCGCAGCATTTCCCGCTGACATTGTCAGCTAACATCGCGCTGGAACAATCCTACGGTCATATTGATGGTGACAGCGCATCGCTGGGGGAGTTGGTAGCTCTTATCTCTGCGCTGACAGAAATACCTGCACTGCAGAGTTTGGCTATTACCGGTTCAATTAATCAATATGGTGAAGTTCAGGCGGTAGGTGGCGTAAACGAGAAAATAGAAGGGTTTTTCGATTTGTGTCAACATCGTGGACTTACGGGCGAGCAGGGCGTTGTTATCCCTTACTCGAACAAGGTTAACCTTGTACTGGATAATGCTGTGATTGACGCAGTATCCCGCGGTCAGTTTCATATTTACCCGGTGAAAACAGTCGATGAAGCGCTGAGTCTGCTGATGCAGCAGGAAGCCGGGGCGTTGAGTTCACGAGGACGTTATCCTAAAAACACAATTAACTACCAAGCGGTCAACCGATTGTATAATATTGCCCTCATCGTTAATGGCGGCGAAGAGTAA
- the folP gene encoding dihydropteroate synthase, with protein MKFNNRTVDLSCPTVMGILNATPDSFSDGGKFNNLDGAIDHCAAMIDAGATFIDVGGESTRPGAPLVSCDEELDRVIPVIEAISARFDTLVSVDTSKAEVMSEAVNAGAVMINDVRALQEPGAIEAAAKCNVPVCLMHMQGAPKTMQDDPEYGSVVCDVQAFLNARISACVDAGIHKGNIILDPGFGFGKTLAHNYQLLAGLSVLHEMGYPLLVGMSRKSMIGQILNNSVDERLAGSLTLATIAAQAGAQIIRVHDVQETVDVIAIVNAFRDYTVKGE; from the coding sequence TTGAAATTTAATAACCGAACTGTAGATCTGAGCTGTCCCACGGTCATGGGTATATTGAATGCTACCCCTGATTCTTTTTCGGATGGGGGAAAGTTCAATAATCTGGACGGCGCCATCGACCATTGTGCTGCAATGATTGATGCGGGGGCCACTTTTATTGATGTAGGGGGCGAGTCAACCCGTCCTGGCGCACCTTTAGTATCATGTGATGAGGAGCTTGATAGAGTCATCCCTGTTATCGAAGCAATTTCGGCCAGATTCGATACGCTTGTTTCAGTAGACACGAGTAAAGCCGAAGTTATGAGTGAGGCAGTAAATGCCGGCGCTGTAATGATTAATGATGTCAGAGCATTGCAGGAACCAGGCGCAATTGAAGCGGCCGCCAAATGTAATGTGCCGGTTTGTCTGATGCATATGCAGGGCGCACCTAAAACAATGCAGGATGACCCGGAGTATGGAAGTGTAGTCTGTGATGTTCAGGCGTTCCTCAACGCGCGCATCAGTGCTTGCGTAGACGCTGGTATACATAAAGGTAACATAATTCTTGACCCGGGCTTTGGTTTTGGAAAAACTCTGGCGCATAATTACCAACTTTTAGCAGGCTTATCCGTTTTACATGAAATGGGGTATCCATTGTTGGTCGGCATGTCCAGAAAATCTATGATAGGCCAGATTTTAAATAATTCAGTAGATGAGCGACTGGCAGGTAGCCTGACGCTTGCTACGATCGCGGCGCAAGCCGGCGCACAAATAATTCGTGTACACGATGTGCAGGAAACGGTTGATGTCATTGCAATCGTTAACGCGTTTCGTGATTACACAGTAAAAGGAGAATAA
- the tpiA gene encoding triose-phosphate isomerase, whose translation MTDNRTPLVAGNWKMNGDRSLVEAFTYSLNEQAFEGLDVVVCPPNGYLSMFNSEQFSLGAQDVSHLSNGAHTGDMSTDMVKELGANYVIVGHSERREDHNETNLLVAKKAAKAKQAGLTPIICVGESLSVREAGDVNAFVGEQVAALFAEMSADTLDGVVIAYEPIWAIGTGKTASPEQAQEVHAFIRNTLAEHDAALAQRTRILYGGSVKPDNAKALFGQPDIDGGLIGGASLKTDDFMAICQAAI comes from the coding sequence ATGACAGATAACAGAACGCCATTAGTTGCGGGCAACTGGAAAATGAACGGAGATCGTTCTCTGGTTGAAGCATTCACTTATTCGCTTAACGAACAGGCATTTGAAGGGCTTGATGTTGTAGTATGCCCACCGAATGGTTACCTGAGTATGTTTAATAGTGAGCAATTTTCACTTGGCGCACAGGATGTCAGTCATCTGAGCAATGGCGCACATACCGGTGATATGTCTACGGACATGGTGAAGGAACTGGGCGCGAATTATGTTATCGTTGGTCACTCAGAGCGTCGTGAAGATCATAATGAGACCAATCTGCTGGTAGCAAAAAAAGCGGCAAAAGCTAAACAAGCCGGTTTGACCCCTATCATTTGCGTGGGTGAATCGTTATCAGTGCGTGAAGCGGGCGATGTAAATGCCTTTGTGGGTGAGCAAGTAGCAGCGTTGTTTGCTGAGATGTCAGCGGATACGCTTGATGGTGTGGTTATCGCATACGAACCTATCTGGGCCATTGGCACAGGTAAAACTGCTTCGCCAGAGCAGGCGCAGGAAGTTCATGCTTTTATTCGCAACACCCTGGCTGAACATGACGCGGCGCTAGCACAGCGCACAAGAATTTTATATGGCGGCAGTGTAAAACCTGATAACGCCAAAGCGCTATTTGGTCAGCCTGATATTGATGGTGGCCTGATTGGCGGAGCCAGTCTTAAGACTGACGATTTTATGGCAATTTGCCAAGCGGCAATTTGA
- the yhbY gene encoding ribosome assembly RNA-binding protein YhbY yields the protein MKLSNKQKQFLKGLAHSLKPVVQLGGNGLTEGVVAEIDNALNHHELIKVKVPTDDREEKTLINDAIVRETGAVKVQVIGHMLVLYRPTEERKIQLPKQ from the coding sequence ATGAAACTTTCCAATAAACAAAAGCAATTTCTAAAAGGTCTGGCCCATTCACTTAAACCCGTTGTTCAACTGGGCGGAAATGGTCTTACTGAAGGTGTTGTCGCAGAAATTGATAACGCGCTTAACCACCATGAACTGATTAAAGTTAAGGTACCTACAGACGATCGCGAAGAAAAAACACTAATTAATGATGCAATTGTCAGAGAGACTGGTGCGGTAAAGGTTCAGGTAATTGGACATATGCTTGTTCTGTACCGTCCTACTGAAGAGCGTAAAATACAATTGCCAAAACAATAA
- the glmM gene encoding phosphoglucosamine mutase codes for MGERKYFGTDGIRGKVGESAINPEFVVKLGWAAGKVLAGRGTNKVLIGKDTRISGYMLESALESGLSAAGINIGLLGPMPTPAIAYLTRTFRSEAGIVISASHNPYHDNGIKFFSADGFKLDDDIEIAIEKMMDEPMECVASNRLGKAVRVSDAAGRYIEFCKGTFPSDLSLKGLKIVVDCAHGATYHIAPNVLSELGADVIEIGTKPDGLNINDEVGATSMEGIRQRVLEEEADLGFALDGDGDRIMMVDHKGNILDGDQILYIVARDALKSGRLQGGVVGTLMTNLGLENALTKLSIPFARSAVGDRYVMELLQRKGWAIGGESSGHVLNLNLASTGDGIVAGLQVLTSMLRANMNLHDLSKGFEKYPQELVNVRYTPGPENPLEMSQVLDAKITAEEALGDGGRVLLRKSGTEPLIRVMVEAEHASDAKAWAEKIADVVREVAN; via the coding sequence ATGGGTGAGCGTAAGTATTTCGGTACTGATGGTATACGCGGCAAAGTTGGTGAAAGCGCTATAAATCCGGAGTTCGTGGTGAAACTCGGATGGGCCGCAGGTAAAGTATTGGCCGGTAGAGGCACGAATAAAGTGCTGATAGGTAAAGACACCCGAATTTCGGGATACATGCTCGAGTCTGCGCTTGAATCAGGTTTATCTGCAGCAGGTATAAATATTGGCCTGTTAGGGCCTATGCCTACACCAGCTATCGCTTATCTTACCCGCACATTCCGTTCTGAAGCAGGAATTGTGATAAGTGCATCACATAATCCTTATCATGATAACGGCATTAAGTTCTTTTCTGCAGATGGTTTCAAACTTGATGATGACATTGAAATTGCCATCGAAAAGATGATGGACGAACCCATGGAGTGTGTTGCTTCAAACAGGTTGGGCAAGGCGGTCAGAGTCAGTGATGCTGCCGGTCGTTACATCGAATTCTGTAAGGGCACATTTCCATCGGACTTATCACTGAAAGGCTTAAAAATAGTGGTCGATTGCGCCCATGGCGCTACTTATCATATCGCGCCTAACGTCTTGTCCGAACTGGGTGCAGACGTGATCGAAATTGGTACTAAGCCAGATGGTTTGAACATCAACGATGAGGTTGGCGCAACGTCGATGGAAGGTATCCGTCAACGGGTACTTGAAGAAGAGGCGGATCTTGGATTCGCATTGGATGGCGATGGTGACCGTATCATGATGGTCGATCACAAAGGAAACATCCTGGATGGCGATCAGATTCTTTATATTGTTGCTCGTGATGCATTGAAATCTGGTCGTTTACAGGGCGGCGTTGTTGGCACCCTGATGACAAATCTGGGGCTGGAAAATGCGCTGACAAAATTGAGTATTCCGTTTGCACGAAGCGCTGTGGGCGACCGCTATGTGATGGAGCTTTTACAACGTAAAGGCTGGGCAATCGGGGGCGAGAGCTCAGGTCACGTACTGAATCTCAACCTTGCATCTACCGGTGACGGCATCGTGGCTGGTTTGCAGGTGTTAACATCGATGCTTCGCGCTAATATGAATCTGCATGATTTGAGTAAGGGCTTTGAAAAGTATCCGCAGGAGTTAGTCAACGTTCGTTATACGCCGGGCCCGGAAAATCCACTTGAAATGTCACAGGTGCTGGATGCCAAAATAACCGCTGAGGAAGCGTTAGGCGATGGCGGTCGCGTGTTACTGCGTAAAAGCGGCACTGAACCTTTGATTCGGGTCATGGTTGAGGCTGAACATGCATCGGATGCAAAGGCATGGGCAGAGAAGATTGCCGATGTTGTTCGCGAAGTGGCCAATTAA
- the secG gene encoding preprotein translocase subunit SecG yields the protein MVYEVLLVAYLVVALILVGFILIQQGKGADMGASFGAGGSNTVFGSSGSGNFMTRTTAILATLFFLISLTLGNLTANRESPSDDWNNLEEPVQQTAPAATEGDIPGADDNESSDTPD from the coding sequence ATGGTATACGAAGTTCTGTTAGTAGCCTATTTGGTGGTAGCGCTTATTCTTGTTGGATTTATTTTGATTCAGCAAGGTAAAGGTGCGGATATGGGGGCCTCTTTTGGCGCAGGTGGTTCTAACACTGTGTTTGGCTCCTCTGGCTCTGGCAACTTTATGACGCGTACTACGGCGATATTAGCGACGTTGTTCTTTTTAATAAGTCTGACTCTGGGCAACCTGACTGCAAACCGTGAGAGCCCGTCCGACGATTGGAATAACCTTGAAGAGCCTGTGCAGCAAACCGCGCCAGCAGCTACTGAAGGGGATATTCCTGGTGCTGATGATAACGAATCATCTGATACACCTGATTAA